The following are from one region of the Nicotiana tomentosiformis chromosome 7, ASM39032v3, whole genome shotgun sequence genome:
- the LOC138895982 gene encoding uncharacterized protein codes for MVWYHNLLPNSINSFAMLTNSFIKAHVEAIKVETRKSDLFKVRQKDNEMIREFISRFQMERIDLQPVTDDWDVQAFTQGLNEQSSMASRQLKKNLIEYPAVTWADIHNQYQSKIRVDDDQLDSGSVIKRDIDREPRSTKDRYQPYNRDRRGSECIKDTKWPRPLQSNPDQRNPNQMCKYLGTHGHRTQDCMQLRVKVARLFNERNHREFLSDRAKNHFKNRDFKRQNE; via the coding sequence atggtatggtatcataatttactgcCTAACTCTAtcaattcttttgctatgcttacaaattctttcataaaagcacatgTCGAAGCCATAAAGGtagagaccaggaagtcagaccttttcaaggtaaggcaaaaagataacgagatgatAAGAGAGTtcatatctcgtttccaaatggaacgaattgATCTACAACCAGTCACCGATGATTGggatgttcaagctttcactcaaggactgaacgaacaaagctcgatggcttcacggcagttgaagaagaacttgatcgagtacccggctgttacctgggccgatataCACAATcaatatcaatcaaagattagagtcgaCGATGACCAGTTGGattctgggtccgttattaaaagggacatcgaccgagaaccaagatCAACCAAGGACCGATATCAGCCATATAATAGAGATCGCAGGGGCAGCGaatgcatcaaagatactaagtggcctcgacctctgcaatcCAATCCAGatcagagaaatcccaatcaaatgtgcaagtatctGGGCACGCATGGCCACAGAACTCAAGACTGCATGCAGTTGAGAGTgaaggtagcccggttattcaatgaaaGGAACcatcgagaatttttaagtgaccgggccaaaaaccatttcaaaaatagagatTTTAAGAGACAAAACGAATAA